ATTGGATGGCCGTAATATCCGGGATTATGACCTTGATTATCTGAGAAATACCATTTCGACAGTATTGCAGGATGTATTTCTCTTTTCGGATAGTGTCATCAATAACATTACATTAGGTGATCCTGCGATATCTAGAGAGCAGGTGATCGAAGCGGCAAAGGAAGTCGGTGCGCATGATTTTATTATGCGACTTCCTGGGGGCTATGATTATGATGTGAAAGAGCGGGGAGCAACTTTATCTGCGGGGCAGGCACAATTGATTTCTTTTATACGGGCTTTGGTACACGATCCTCGCATTCTTATTTTGGATGAAGCGACTTCTTCTGTTGATACCGAAACGGAAGAAATGATCCAACATGCAATTGATAACCTCATGAAAGGAAGAACATCGATTGTTATTGCCCACCGCTTGTCCACCATTCAGAAGGCGGACAAGATTATTGTGTTGGATAAAGGCGAAATCAAGGAAATCGGAACGCATCAGGAATTGCTATCTTTCGATGGTTATTATAAAAAACTATACGACTTACAGTTTCATTCCGCAGGGATTTAATTAAGCGATAATACTCTCTTTGGGGATAGTTTCTTCGTCTTCAATACGTGTATTTGCTTTAATTTCTGAACCTCGACCGACTAGAACGTTTGCTCCGATTGAGATATTTGGGCCGATGTTGACAAAATCTTCAATAATGGTGTTGCTTTCGATAACGGCGGAACCGGCAATAACGCAGTGGTTGCCTATTTGTACATCTGGAGCGATCGAAGCGCCTGGGAGAATAATGGTGCCTTCACCAATTTCGGCTCTTTTTGATACGTAGGCTTTAGGATGGATGAGGGTCTGGAAGTTCCAGTTTGCGTTTTCTGACACAATCCTTTGGCGAAGACCAGGATTCTTGACTGCGACAAAGAAATTTTCTTCCGTGCCTTTTGATTCATGATGAAGTTGAACCTCATAATCAAATACATCTTCAATTAGTAGCGATTTGTCGATAAGACCACCAATTTCAATCGCTAAATCTTCTGCTACATCTACCGCAGTTTTAGCATGAGCGGTTGCTCCATATATGTATAACATGGTATTTTTTTTTCGCAAAGATAAAGCTTTCTAAAAAGAAGCCCTTTGATATGATGTAAAAAAATACAACAAAATGTCAGGTTTGATTGTTTTGGTGTTTATAGAGCTGTAGGGTTGGTTGTTTTTTCGGTCGCAATTATATTGCATATGAAAATCAATTTATCTAAGTTTGTTGATATACAAAAATTAAACTATGATTCAACGTATCCAAACTGTTTATTTGCTGATAGCAGGATTAGTCATATTTGGCTTGTTTCTATTTCCCTATGTTAATTATAGCGATTTAGTGGGTTTAGGAAAGAATGTGAAGGTGACTGGTGTGTATAGTGTTGCTGCTGGCCAGTCTGTACATGAGGGGGGATTTGGTTATATTCTCCAGACCGTGGTGACCGTGTTATTGGGAGGACTTCCGCTATTTACGATATTTAAATTTAAAAAGCGTAAAGTTCAACTTTTGCTTATATGGGTGGAGATTGTGGCAATTATCTTATTTGCAATCTGGTTATACTCGTCTGCAAGTACTCATCTTGCCACCGTGAGCCAGTTTTTAGGTGCCGGGAATATCGGGGTAGGTTTCTTTTTGTTGCCAATTTCGATTATTTTCTGTGCGTTAGCGATGGGTGGAGTACGTAAAGATGAAAAGTTGATCCGATCTGCCGATCGATTGCGAGCATAATTTTAAGACAATAAAATAATACGAGTTAAAGCCACGAAGATCGTGGCTTTTTTAAATATAATATGATATGAATGTTTTTTTTAGATATGTTGTTGTCTTGATCCTCTTTCTTGGAGGTGGGCTTGTAAAGGCTCAGTCGGCAGATTCATTGCTGGTTGTTGACGATATTCAATTCGATGTGCGGGAATTTCACTTCGATGAGGGTAAGAATGAACTGGTGATCAATTTGTTTGCGATATCTTATAGTACCGATCCACGAGAATATAAAATGAACACCTTTTCCACGCAAGTGTTGGATCAGAAGAAACAACCCCATTTCTTTTCAACGATTCAGATGGGAAATGTTTTGGTTAAATTTGAAGATAAGCAGAATTATCTGCACTATTTGCTAGAAGAAGATAAGCCTGTGGATATACAGGTCATTGTTAAGGATTGGAAGAAAACGGATAAGCCGGTTATGATTAAACTGGTGTTTGAGAGTAGCACGGAAGAGGGGGAGTTTTTGGAAGTTCCTATTCCATTAAAGAAATAGATTTTGGCTCTTGAGCAAAAAAGCTTCAAAGTTATACTTTGAAGCTTTTTTGATTATTCAATATTATCGATTGTATCTGATCTGCTGTTTGTCCATCATACCCATTTGGTCTTTCATCATTTTGATCTGATCGGCCAATAATTTGTTTTTATCTGCTTTTTTCGCTTCTTGAAGTAGTTTTTCGGCTTCACGCTTGTTGCGTTTTGCCATTGCTACACCTGCCAGGCTTAATTTTGCTAAAGCGATATTATGATCCATATGTAAGCCCAACGCCAATGCCTTCTTAAAATATTTTTCGGATTGCATAGGTGCGCGTTGTGATTCGATCAGTCCGATCAGCATATTGTAGTAACCGTGCTGTTGTGGGATCAATTGCTTTTCGTAGTTGGTGATTTTACGTAGCCATTTTTCAGCTGCGGCCATATTTTGTTTACGCATATACCATTGCGCAATCAGCATATATTCGTGGAAAAATACAGTAACAAAGCCTAAGATCGTGATCAGGATACCTAAGATTCCCCATCCCCAATTTCCAGTCCAGAATAAGGCAACTGTTCCGATCAGCAATGCACTGCAAATAATGATTCTAACGAGATTTGACATAAATCTTTGTTTAAAATATTTGTATTCAATTTAATTCTGCAAATATCCGTTAATTTCATCGTTTAAGCAACTCGTTCAGGTGGTTATTTTGTAAAAATGTGTTTTTCCCCCTGAAGAGGATATGGATAAACAAGATGTGATCGTTTTTTTTGCTGTAGTTCCTTGAAAAGAGCTTATGAGGATAAATTTGCCTTTATATGCAACTTTATCTATGTTTGGGGTATGGAAAAGCAATACGATGATTCTTGGGCTCCTGTGCTAAAGCCTTTGTTTGGTCAACCCTATATGAAACAACTGTCTACTTTTGTGCAAGAAGAGCGTCAGAAAACGAAAGTGTTTCCACCGGCAGATCTGGTGATGAATGCTTTTAAGCTGACGCCATTGGACCAGGTAAAAGTAGTTATCTTAGGGCAGGATCCTTACCATAATGATGGGCAGGCACATGGCTTGTCTTTCTCTGTGCCAGAAGGGATTGCTTTGCCGCCATCCTTAAAAAATATCTTTAAGGAATTGCAAGACGATATACCCGGTTTTGTTGAGCCGCGTGCTGGCGATTTGACCTATTGGGCCAAACAGGGTGTACTGTTGTTAAATGCGACATTGACAGTGCAGGCGCATCTGGCAGGTTCCCATCAAAAGAAAGGTTGGGAGATTTTTACAGATAGTATTATTTATGCCATTTCGGAGCGTTGTGAACATGTCGTATTTCTGTTGTGGGGAAGTTATGCCCAAAAGAAAAGTGTGCTCATCGATGCGAAGAAGCATCTTGTGCTAACGGCGGTTCATCCATCACCGTTGTCTGTCTATCGTGGTTTTTTTGGTAGTAAGCATTTTTCACGTGCAAACCAGTATTTGATGGAACATGATAAAACCCCAATTGATTGGCGCCTGATTTAAGTTTTGTCTTGAGTTAAATAAACATCATTGCCGGTTATCGTCGCATGGAGCAAATACGTCCAAAAGCGAGATTCCGGTAATGATATTTTTGATTGGGCTTATTCCTTCGCTTAATATTCTAAAGGAATAATTGGCTCTTTTTTGCTGGTTGACATAATCATCATGGTTTGGAATGTCTTTACAAAAGGTATTTTGGAGATTTTTTCCATGATGACGCCTTCATAAGCTTTAATATCTTTTACGTAAACCTTGAGGATGAAATCACAATTGCCTGTAACGTGGTGGCATTCGGTTACCTCGGGTATCATTTTGACAGCAGCAACAAACTCAGGGATAGCGTTATGTGTATGGAAATCGAGTGAGATCTGGATAAACGATTTGATTCCAAGTCCCAGTTTCTCCTCGTCTACAAAAGCATGGTAACTTTTGATGAAGCCAGAGTTTTCCAGTTTTCGCACACGCTCTAAAGTTGGTGCGGGAGATAGTCCGATGCTAGATGCGAGTTGCAAATTAGTTATACGACCATTCTCTTGTAATAGTTTAAGAATTTTTAAATCTGTTTTATCCGGTGCAAAGGGCATATCTTAAGTCTTAATAATCAATAGTATTTGTAAATATACAAAATTATATTTGGAAATTTAAAAATATACAAAATTATTGATGATTAATAGATTTTAACTATATTAGGGTTGTTTAGTTATAATTTTAATCGATGTAAAATCATTTGACTGTCATAATCGATTGAAATGTGCTCATTTTAATGAAATGGAGTGATAAATGTCATTTTTTTATTAAAAATGCCTTCGTAAGGTGCTATTAAATGCTGTTTTATTGGCTTTGAAATTGTAACTTTGCAGTTCGATAGGTGCGGAGGTGAAGCCCTCCCAAATTAGTTAAACCGTGAGAGCGCAATATGAGTACTAAAGACGACGATTTGTTAAAAGAGCTGGAGCTCGAAGAATATAAATACGGGTTCACGACAGATATCGAAATGGAAATTGCAGCCAAAGGCCTTACTGAGGATACGGTTCGTTTTATTTCGGCAAAAAAGAATGAACCTGAATGGCTATTGGAATGGAGATTAAAAGCTTTCCGTCATTTCTTGACGTTAAGAATGCCTACTTGGCAGAATTTCAAAGCTCCTGAAATTGATTTTCAAGAGATTTCCTATTATGCAGCCCCAAAAGCAAAACCACAGCTTAATTCGATGGATGAGGTTGACCCTGAGTTGATTGCTACCTTTGAAAAACTGGGGATTCCTTTGGATGAGCAAAAAGTATTGGCAGGAGTTGTGGCGGTAGATGCTGTCTTTGACTCGGTATCTGTCAAAACAACGTTTCGTGAGAAATTAAAAGAACAAGGTGTTATTTTCTGTTCATTTGGTGAGGCCGTGCAAGAGCATCCTGACCTGGTGAAAAAATATTTGGGTACAGTGGTTCCACAGACGGATAACATTTATGCAGCGTTGAATTCTGCAGTATTTTCGGATGGATCCTTTGTTTATGTTCCAAAAGGTGTTAGATGTCCAATGGAATTATCTACCTACTTCCGTATCAATGCACAGAATACCGGACAATTTGAACGCACGTTGATCATTGCAGATGAGGGAGCTTATGTTTCTTATTTGGAGGGATGTACTGCACCTATGCGTGATGAAAACCAGCTGCATGCTGCGGTAGTAGAATTGATTGCCGAACGCGATGCTGATATTAAATATTCTACCGTGCAAAACTGGTACCCTGGTGATAAAGATGGAAAAGGTGGTATTTATAACTTTGTAACCAAGCGTGGAATCTGTAAAGGTGATAACAGTAAAATCTCCTGGACACAGGTAGAAACTGGTTCTGCAATTACATGGAAATACCCTGGTGTGATTTTAAAGGGTGATAACTCTATTGGCGAGTTTTACTCTGTGGCCATGACACGTAATTATCAGGTAGCTGATACAGGAACGAAGATGGTTCATTTGGGTAAAAACACGAAATCTAAAATTATTTCTAAAGGTATTTCTGCCGGTAAGAGCCACAACAGTTATAGAGGTTTAGTGAAAATCGGCCCAAATGCAGACAACTCACGTAACTTTACCCAATGTGATTCCTTATTGATCGGTGATAAATGTGGGGCACATACATTCCCTTATATCGAAAATAGAAATAAGACAGCCAAATTAGAGCATGAGGCGACTACTTCCAAAATCGGTGAGGACCAAGTATTCTATTTGAATCAACGTGGTATCGATTCTGAGAAAGCTGTTGGTTTAATTGTCAACGGGTATGCAAAGGAAGTATTAAATCAATTGCCGATGGAGTTTGCTGTAGAGGCTCAAAAATTATTGGCAATTTCATTAGAAGGTTCAGTAGGATAGATAAAAAATCATTGGGAATGTAGTTTATGACGCTACATTACACCATACTCAATACGAATAAAATGTTAAGCATTAAAAATTTACATGCGTCTGTAGAAGACAAACAAATATTAAAAGGGTTAAACCTAGAAGTAAAAGCTGGAGAAGTTCATGCGATTATGGGACCAAATGGTGCTGGTAAAAGTACATTGGGTAATGTATTGGCCGGACGTGAATCATATGAAGTAAGTGAAGGTTCTGCACTATTGGACGGTGTAGATTTATTGGATCTTTCACCTGAGGACCGTGCACGTGAAGGGCTGTTTTTGGCTTTTCAATATCCTGTTGAAATTCC
The DNA window shown above is from Sphingobacterium thalpophilum and carries:
- the sufB gene encoding Fe-S cluster assembly protein SufB, producing the protein MSTKDDDLLKELELEEYKYGFTTDIEMEIAAKGLTEDTVRFISAKKNEPEWLLEWRLKAFRHFLTLRMPTWQNFKAPEIDFQEISYYAAPKAKPQLNSMDEVDPELIATFEKLGIPLDEQKVLAGVVAVDAVFDSVSVKTTFREKLKEQGVIFCSFGEAVQEHPDLVKKYLGTVVPQTDNIYAALNSAVFSDGSFVYVPKGVRCPMELSTYFRINAQNTGQFERTLIIADEGAYVSYLEGCTAPMRDENQLHAAVVELIAERDADIKYSTVQNWYPGDKDGKGGIYNFVTKRGICKGDNSKISWTQVETGSAITWKYPGVILKGDNSIGEFYSVAMTRNYQVADTGTKMVHLGKNTKSKIISKGISAGKSHNSYRGLVKIGPNADNSRNFTQCDSLLIGDKCGAHTFPYIENRNKTAKLEHEATTSKIGEDQVFYLNQRGIDSEKAVGLIVNGYAKEVLNQLPMEFAVEAQKLLAISLEGSVG
- a CDS encoding DUF4293 domain-containing protein yields the protein MIQRIQTVYLLIAGLVIFGLFLFPYVNYSDLVGLGKNVKVTGVYSVAAGQSVHEGGFGYILQTVVTVLLGGLPLFTIFKFKKRKVQLLLIWVEIVAIILFAIWLYSSASTHLATVSQFLGAGNIGVGFFLLPISIIFCALAMGGVRKDEKLIRSADRLRA
- the ung gene encoding uracil-DNA glycosylase — its product is MEKQYDDSWAPVLKPLFGQPYMKQLSTFVQEERQKTKVFPPADLVMNAFKLTPLDQVKVVILGQDPYHNDGQAHGLSFSVPEGIALPPSLKNIFKELQDDIPGFVEPRAGDLTYWAKQGVLLLNATLTVQAHLAGSHQKKGWEIFTDSIIYAISERCEHVVFLLWGSYAQKKSVLIDAKKHLVLTAVHPSPLSVYRGFFGSKHFSRANQYLMEHDKTPIDWRLI
- a CDS encoding Lrp/AsnC family transcriptional regulator → MPFAPDKTDLKILKLLQENGRITNLQLASSIGLSPAPTLERVRKLENSGFIKSYHAFVDEEKLGLGIKSFIQISLDFHTHNAIPEFVAAVKMIPEVTECHHVTGNCDFILKVYVKDIKAYEGVIMEKISKIPFVKTFQTMMIMSTSKKEPIIPLEY